Genomic segment of Mycoplasmopsis edwardii:
ATCAAGCTAAAGCTGATAAAGATTCATTATTCCACTTTATCAAATTCATGAACGAATTAAGAGAACAAAATCCATTTATGAGCGAAAGCAATGTAAACACAATTATTAATCCTTATGAAGTTATTGATACTGAAGATTACTCAAGCTTTATTGTTAGAGCGGCTTCACATGATTCAAACAAATTATTATTATTTGGTTTCTGTAACTATCAAAACCCATTTTTAAACGCTACAAAAATTTCAAGAAAATTCCATTTTAAACCTTTATACATGTATAAAGCAAAAAGTAATAGCTGATTCATTGAAATCGAGCAAGGAGGAATTATAATTTTTGAATTAACAAGAAAGTAAATATTTGGTAAAATAAATCCTATGAATAAAGAATATAAGAAAAACATAGACTCTTCACCAAAGATTAAGAAAGTAATTAAGCGTAAATCATTAAATGACGAAGATAATACAAAAACAAACAGTATTATTCTTTACTTAATTGATTTAATTAAATCTAAGAAAGTGCCTGTTAATAAGATTATGCCATCTGAGCACGCTTTAATGGAACGTTTCAATTGTTCTAGAAGTGTTGTTGTTTCGGCATATCAAAAATTAAGTGCTTTAGGTGCTGTTTATTCAATCTCAAAAAGAGGACACTTTGTTGCAGAAAACTTTCACAACTTAATTAAACCCGTTAGTTTCCTACTTAATGTTGATAAACAATGAGGTGAAGAAATTCATGACTTTATAGAACCTGAGTGATTTGGAGAAAGAAATATTATTTTTGTCGACGGAACTAGAATGTTCCGTAAGTTCTTCTACAAAAAAGGAGAAGTTATAGCAGAAGCTGATATTTGAGTTTCAACAAAAAACTTAGATAAATATGAACCAATTGACTTATCAGTTCCTTTAATTGATGTTCTTTCTGAAAGAGAACCAATTAAAAACATTGTTTATGATATACACTATGAAAAAGAAGCTAACAGATTAGGTCATGAAAATATGATGGTGTTAATGATTTTTGGTTATGAT
This window contains:
- a CDS encoding GntR family transcriptional regulator produces the protein MNKEYKKNIDSSPKIKKVIKRKSLNDEDNTKTNSIILYLIDLIKSKKVPVNKIMPSEHALMERFNCSRSVVVSAYQKLSALGAVYSISKRGHFVAENFHNLIKPVSFLLNVDKQWGEEIHDFIEPEWFGERNIIFVDGTRMFRKFFYKKGEVIAEADIWVSTKNLDKYEPIDLSVPLIDVLSEREPIKNIVYDIHYEKEANRLGHENMMVLMIFGYDEDSICIAAKYYIKPEHFKFYHQEFSLL